In Bradyrhizobium sp. CCBAU 051011, the following are encoded in one genomic region:
- a CDS encoding cation:proton antiporter — protein MTSSINVHVYSDALVLLGTAGVVIPLVRRFGFNPVLGYLGAGAILGPLGLGSFIDRFPFLYWFTVVDPANVSGFANLGVVFLLFLIGMELSYDRLKAMHRLIFGLGSLQIILSTVVISLVAALAGSKAPVALILGACLALSSTAIVIEILSRQKRLNTSAGRASFAVLLAQDLAVAPLLLFISIFGAGDSGSIVASLLLALTNAALALGVIVVVGRVVMRPLFRLVASVGMSDLFVATTLFVIVATGVAAAVAGFSMALGAFVAGLLLAETEFRKAIETAIDPFKGLLLGLFFFTVGMNIDFAQIARDPVWLIAGAAGLIFVKSTILVFLARMFRLSWPASVEVGLLLGPGGEFAFVAIGMATTLSLIDANVSSFAVALTTLTMMLTPALSHVARRLAPMVRQEKPLDPELTVAPSGGSGHAIVVGHGRVGQVVCTMLDRHQFKYTAVDNDAAAVPEQRRQGRTVFYGDATNPEFLKSCGLMEAAAVIVTINEPKGIDEIVAQVRGLRKDVLIVSRARDADHARHLYGIGVTDAVPETIEASLLLSEAALIGMGVAMGLVVASIHEKREEFRHKLQQAAGSAGSASKPVAGTKRRRLFR, from the coding sequence CTGGGATCGTTCATCGACAGGTTTCCGTTTCTCTACTGGTTTACCGTCGTCGACCCGGCAAATGTCTCGGGCTTTGCGAACCTCGGCGTAGTGTTCCTGCTCTTCCTCATCGGCATGGAGTTGTCCTACGACCGATTGAAGGCGATGCACCGCCTGATTTTCGGGTTGGGCAGCCTGCAGATCATCCTCTCGACGGTAGTGATCAGCCTCGTCGCCGCGCTGGCGGGCAGCAAGGCTCCGGTAGCGCTCATCCTCGGTGCGTGTCTCGCTTTGTCCTCGACCGCCATTGTCATCGAGATTCTTTCCAGGCAGAAACGGCTCAATACGAGCGCGGGACGGGCAAGCTTCGCGGTCCTCCTGGCGCAGGACCTGGCAGTCGCTCCCCTTCTGCTCTTCATCTCGATCTTCGGCGCGGGAGACTCCGGATCGATCGTCGCGTCACTATTGCTCGCGCTCACGAATGCCGCCCTCGCGCTCGGCGTGATCGTCGTCGTTGGCCGTGTGGTGATGCGTCCCCTGTTCCGTCTTGTGGCGTCGGTCGGCATGAGCGACCTGTTCGTCGCCACGACGCTGTTCGTGATCGTCGCGACCGGGGTAGCCGCCGCCGTGGCGGGCTTCTCCATGGCGCTTGGCGCCTTTGTCGCAGGCCTGTTGCTGGCCGAGACGGAATTCCGCAAGGCGATCGAGACTGCGATCGATCCCTTCAAGGGCCTCCTGCTCGGCCTGTTCTTCTTCACGGTCGGCATGAACATCGATTTTGCTCAGATTGCGCGCGATCCGGTCTGGCTGATTGCAGGTGCGGCCGGGCTGATTTTCGTAAAGTCCACCATCCTCGTCTTCCTGGCCCGGATGTTTCGCCTCTCCTGGCCTGCGTCGGTCGAGGTCGGGCTGCTGCTTGGTCCCGGCGGCGAGTTCGCTTTCGTCGCCATTGGGATGGCGACGACCCTTAGCCTGATTGACGCCAACGTATCGAGCTTCGCTGTCGCGCTGACCACGCTGACCATGATGCTCACCCCGGCACTGTCTCATGTCGCGCGGCGGCTGGCGCCGATGGTGCGCCAGGAAAAACCGCTTGATCCTGAGCTCACCGTCGCACCGAGCGGCGGCAGTGGCCACGCCATTGTCGTCGGACACGGCCGGGTTGGACAAGTCGTCTGTACGATGCTCGATCGCCATCAATTTAAATACACTGCCGTCGACAACGATGCCGCAGCCGTTCCGGAGCAGCGCAGGCAGGGCCGTACCGTCTTCTACGGTGACGCGACAAACCCGGAGTTCCTGAAGAGCTGCGGCCTCATGGAGGCTGCCGCGGTCATCGTCACGATCAACGAACCCAAAGGCATTGACGAAATTGTCGCGCAGGTCCGCGGGCTACGGAAAGACGTACTGATCGTTTCCCGCGCCCGCGACGCCGACCACGCGCGACATCTTTACGGAATTGGGGTGACCGACGCCGTGCCGGAAACCATCGAGGCAAGCCTGCTGTTATCAGAGGCAGCCCTGATCGGCATGGGAGTGGCGATGGGCCTGGTGGTTGCTTCCATCCACGAGAAGCGCGAGGAGTTTCGGCACAAACTGCAACAGGCAGCCGGAAGCGCGGGGTCCGCGTCGAAGCCGGTGGCCGGCACCAAAAGGCGGCGACTTTTTCGATAG
- a CDS encoding NUDIX domain-containing protein: MTALQYLRKRLGPQLRRVFHLYWRMARGMTLGVRGVVLDGDDKVFLVRHSYVAGWHLPGGGVEVGETFLEALRRELVEEGRIELTGEPALHGLFFNSHVSRRDHVAVYVVRQFRQDRLPEPNHEIVECGFYAAGALPAETTRGTRLRIAEVLDGATRIATWR, translated from the coding sequence GTGACGGCGCTGCAGTACCTGCGAAAACGCCTGGGGCCGCAATTGCGACGCGTATTTCATCTGTATTGGCGGATGGCCCGCGGCATGACGCTCGGGGTCCGCGGCGTCGTGCTCGACGGCGATGACAAGGTGTTCCTGGTCAGGCACAGCTATGTCGCCGGCTGGCACCTGCCGGGCGGCGGGGTCGAGGTCGGCGAAACCTTCCTCGAAGCCTTGCGAAGGGAGCTCGTGGAAGAGGGGCGGATCGAGTTGACCGGAGAGCCGGCGCTGCATGGCCTGTTCTTCAACAGCCACGTCTCCCGCCGCGACCACGTCGCAGTCTATGTCGTCAGGCAGTTCCGGCAGGATCGCTTGCCCGAGCCCAATCATGAGATCGTTGAATGCGGGTTCTATGCGGCAGGGGCGCTGCCGGCGGAAACGACCAGGGGTACGCGGCTCCGGATCGCCGAAGTGCTCGACGGCGCGACCCGGATTGCGACCTGGCGCTGA
- a CDS encoding metallophosphoesterase, whose translation MTDTFTLAHLSDPHLPPLPAARLRDLAGKRALGYLNWTRNRHKYHRREVLDALVADMQAQRPDHIAVTGDLVNLALEAEFTPAQAWLESIGTPQQVTVVPGNHDAYVRATRHHFTGAFEQYLRGDAATSGTSFPFLRRRGPLALIGVSSAVPTLPLLATGRLGRAQLDALDRELAQLPPDEAFRVLLVHHSLYSTSRMKRLTDSKALRAVLKRRGAELVLHGHDHIHSTMWLEGAGHQIPAVGVPSASALAYRHYPAAAYNLFSIAREGKKWRCVQTVRAVDADFRVKQIKQATLL comes from the coding sequence ATGACCGATACCTTCACGCTGGCGCACCTGTCCGATCCGCATCTGCCGCCGCTGCCCGCGGCGCGGCTTCGCGATCTCGCGGGCAAGCGCGCGCTCGGTTATCTCAACTGGACCCGCAACCGCCACAAATATCACCGCCGCGAGGTGCTGGACGCGCTGGTCGCCGACATGCAGGCGCAGCGGCCGGACCACATTGCGGTGACCGGCGATCTCGTCAACCTGGCGCTGGAAGCAGAATTCACCCCGGCCCAGGCCTGGCTCGAGAGCATCGGCACGCCGCAACAGGTGACCGTCGTTCCCGGCAATCACGACGCCTATGTGCGGGCGACGCGGCATCACTTCACCGGCGCGTTCGAGCAATATCTGCGCGGCGATGCTGCGACGAGCGGTACCTCGTTTCCATTCCTGCGCCGGCGCGGCCCGCTGGCGCTGATCGGCGTCTCCTCGGCGGTGCCGACGCTGCCCTTGTTGGCGACCGGCCGGCTCGGCCGCGCGCAGCTCGATGCGCTCGACCGCGAGCTCGCGCAGTTGCCGCCGGACGAGGCATTCCGGGTGCTGCTGGTTCATCACTCCCTCTACTCCACGTCGCGGATGAAGCGGCTGACCGACTCGAAGGCGCTGCGCGCCGTGCTGAAGCGGCGCGGCGCCGAACTGGTCCTGCACGGCCATGACCATATCCACTCGACGATGTGGCTCGAAGGCGCCGGCCACCAGATCCCCGCGGTCGGCGTGCCGTCGGCGTCGGCGCTGGCGTACCGGCATTATCCTGCCGCGGCCTACAATCTGTTTTCGATCGCGCGCGAGGGCAAAAAATGGCGCTGCGTGCAGACCGTGCGCGCCGTCGACGCCGACTTCCGCGTCAAGCAGATCAAGCAGGCGACGCTGCTCTAG
- a CDS encoding isocitrate lyase, with protein MNYQPRGISIQGPASYLSEIEAAQALLKTKPTWNGVTAEAVARMRLQNRFKTGLDIARYTAALMRADMAAYDADPTKYTQSLGCWHGFIAQQKLISVKKHFGGKTDRRYLYLSGWMIAALRSEFGPLPDQSMHEKTSVPALIEELYTFLRQADSRELNDIFRAIDVARKAGDKAKEKELIEKVDNFQTHVVPVIADIDAGFGNAEATYLLAKKMIEAGACALQIENQVSDEKQCGHQDGKVTVPHEVFLAKIRACRHAFLELGIEDGVVVTRTDSLGAGLTQQIAVSHKPGDIGDQYNSFLDCEEVTAANARNGDVIINRNGKMMRPKRLASNLYQFRPGTGEDRCVLDCITSLQNGADLLWIETEKPHIEQIAKMVDRIREVIPNAKLAYNNSPSFNWTLNFRWQVYDAMKEAGKDVSKYNRADLMKPEYDDTPLAIEADERIRTFQADSAKRAGIFHHLITLPTYHTAALSTDNLAREYFGEQGMLGYVKNVQRQEIRQGIACVKHQNMAGSDIGDEHKEYFAGEAALKAGGAHNTMNQFG; from the coding sequence ATGAACTACCAGCCACGTGGGATCAGCATCCAGGGACCGGCTTCCTATCTCAGCGAGATTGAAGCTGCTCAAGCGCTCCTCAAGACCAAGCCGACCTGGAACGGTGTTACCGCCGAAGCCGTGGCACGGATGCGTCTGCAGAACCGCTTCAAGACCGGCCTCGACATCGCCCGCTACACCGCGGCGCTGATGCGCGCCGATATGGCGGCCTATGACGCCGATCCCACCAAGTACACCCAGTCGCTGGGTTGCTGGCACGGCTTCATCGCGCAGCAGAAGCTGATCTCGGTCAAGAAGCACTTCGGCGGCAAGACCGATCGCCGCTACCTGTATCTGTCCGGCTGGATGATCGCGGCGCTGCGCTCCGAGTTCGGACCGCTGCCCGACCAGTCGATGCACGAGAAGACCTCGGTGCCGGCGCTGATCGAAGAGCTCTACACCTTCCTGCGTCAGGCGGACTCCCGTGAACTCAACGACATCTTCCGCGCTATCGACGTCGCCCGCAAGGCAGGCGACAAGGCGAAGGAAAAGGAACTGATTGAAAAGGTCGACAACTTCCAGACCCATGTCGTGCCCGTCATCGCCGACATCGATGCCGGCTTCGGCAATGCCGAGGCGACCTATCTGCTCGCCAAGAAGATGATCGAAGCGGGCGCCTGCGCCCTGCAGATCGAGAATCAGGTCTCCGACGAAAAGCAGTGCGGTCACCAGGACGGCAAGGTGACGGTGCCGCACGAGGTGTTCCTGGCAAAGATCCGCGCCTGCCGTCATGCCTTCCTTGAACTGGGCATCGAAGACGGCGTCGTCGTGACCCGCACCGACTCGCTCGGCGCCGGTCTCACGCAGCAGATCGCCGTCAGCCACAAGCCCGGCGACATCGGCGACCAGTACAACAGCTTCCTGGATTGCGAGGAAGTGACGGCCGCCAACGCCAGGAATGGCGATGTCATCATCAACCGTAACGGCAAGATGATGCGTCCGAAGCGGCTTGCCAGCAACCTCTACCAGTTCCGCCCCGGCACTGGCGAAGATCGCTGCGTGCTCGACTGCATCACCTCGCTGCAGAACGGTGCCGACTTGCTGTGGATCGAGACTGAGAAGCCGCATATCGAGCAGATCGCCAAGATGGTCGACCGCATCCGCGAGGTGATTCCGAATGCGAAGCTGGCCTACAACAACTCGCCGTCGTTCAACTGGACGCTCAACTTCCGTTGGCAGGTCTACGACGCGATGAAGGAAGCCGGCAAGGATGTCAGCAAGTACAACCGCGCCGACCTGATGAAGCCGGAATACGACGATACGCCGCTGGCCATTGAAGCCGACGAGCGCATCCGCACCTTCCAGGCCGATTCGGCAAAGCGTGCTGGTATCTTCCACCATCTGATCACGTTGCCGACCTATCACACGGCAGCTCTGTCGACTGACAATCTGGCAAGAGAGTATTTCGGCGAGCAGGGCATGCTGGGCTATGTGAAGAATGTTCAGCGCCAGGAGATCCGTCAGGGTATCGCCTGCGTCAAGCATCAGAACATGGCGGGCTCCGATATCGGCGACGAGCACAAGGAATATTTCGCCGGTGAAGCCGCTCTGAAGGCGGGCGGCGCCCACAATACGATGAACCAGTTCGGCTAA
- a CDS encoding glycosyltransferase family 2 protein, translating to MTGPGLRIAVLVPCYNEEAAVATVVSDFRKALPTAQIFVYDNNSRDRTIEVARAADAIVRSERRQGKGHVVRRMFADIDADVYVLVDGDATYDAPSAPHMVDKLINERLDMVVGFRVDQSVAAYRPGHRTGNWMLTSFLSVVFGQAFKDILSGYRVFSRRFVKSFPVLSDGFEIETELSVHALELALPVMEVETPYYARPEGSFSKLNTWRDGFRILGTILKLYRSEKPLRFFTLIGVFLMLVSIGLAIPIIITFLEEGIVPRLPTAVLSMGLMIVAVLSVSSGLVLDTVTRGRREMKLLAYLSQPSIGKD from the coding sequence ATGACGGGGCCAGGCTTGCGGATTGCGGTTCTGGTGCCGTGCTACAATGAGGAGGCCGCGGTTGCGACCGTCGTCTCGGATTTCCGCAAGGCGCTGCCGACCGCTCAGATTTTCGTCTACGATAACAATTCCAGGGACCGCACCATTGAGGTGGCGCGCGCAGCGGACGCGATCGTGCGCAGCGAGCGCCGCCAGGGCAAGGGACATGTGGTGCGGCGCATGTTCGCCGACATCGATGCCGACGTCTATGTGCTGGTCGATGGCGACGCGACCTACGATGCGCCGAGCGCGCCGCATATGGTCGATAAGCTGATCAACGAACGTCTCGATATGGTGGTGGGCTTTCGCGTCGATCAATCGGTTGCCGCCTACCGGCCCGGCCACCGTACCGGCAACTGGATGCTGACGAGCTTCCTGTCCGTAGTGTTCGGACAGGCGTTCAAGGACATCCTGTCCGGCTACCGCGTGTTCTCGCGCCGCTTCGTCAAATCCTTTCCGGTACTATCGGACGGTTTCGAGATCGAAACCGAACTCAGCGTGCACGCGCTCGAACTGGCGCTGCCGGTGATGGAGGTCGAGACGCCGTACTATGCCCGTCCCGAGGGATCGTTCAGCAAGCTCAACACCTGGCGCGACGGTTTTCGGATTCTCGGCACCATCCTGAAGCTCTATCGGTCGGAAAAGCCGCTGCGGTTCTTCACGCTGATCGGCGTCTTCCTGATGCTGGTCTCGATCGGCCTCGCGATTCCCATCATCATCACCTTTCTCGAAGAGGGCATCGTGCCCCGGCTGCCGACCGCGGTGCTGTCGATGGGGCTGATGATCGTGGCGGTGCTGTCGGTGTCGTCGGGGCTGGTGCTGGACACAGTGACGCGCGGCCGCCGCGAGATGAAGCTTTTGGCTTATTTGTCCCAGCCATCGATCGGCAAGGATTGA
- a CDS encoding short-chain fatty acyl-CoA regulator family protein: MATDSGKKLFVGPRFRRIRQQLGLSQTQIAEGLGISPSYINLIERNQRPVTAQILLRLAETYDLDLRDLATADEDRFFAELNEIFSDPLFRQIDLPKQELRDLAELCPGVTHSLQRLYAAYTEARRGETLVAAQMADRDEGARFEANPIERVRDLIEANRNYFPELEQAAENLRDELNVSAEDLFAALAARLREKHSIVTRIMPVDVMRETLRRFDRHRRQLLISELVDGSGRAFQLALQIGLAECGAAIDAIVNRAGPLDDTPRRLYRITLANYFAAAVMMPYQPFHSAAETLNYDVHVLAQRFNAGFEQVCHRLTTLQRPNARGVPFFLLRVDNAGNVSKRFSSGTFPFSKFGGTCPLWNVHSTFDTPDRLLKQVIELPDGTRYFSIAQMVRRPIAPHPQPQPRFAIGLGCEIRHASKLVYAAGMDLEKAEGTPIGVNCRLCERENCSQRAEPPITRTLILDENTRRLSSFAFSNAREL; this comes from the coding sequence ATGGCCACCGACTCCGGAAAGAAGCTTTTCGTCGGGCCCCGCTTCCGGCGGATCCGCCAGCAACTCGGGCTGTCGCAGACCCAAATCGCCGAGGGCCTGGGTATTTCGCCGAGCTATATCAACCTGATAGAACGGAACCAGCGCCCGGTGACGGCGCAGATCCTGCTCCGGCTGGCCGAGACCTATGACCTCGATCTGCGCGATCTCGCGACCGCCGATGAGGACCGGTTCTTTGCCGAACTGAACGAGATCTTTTCCGATCCGCTGTTCCGGCAGATTGACCTGCCGAAACAGGAACTGCGCGACCTCGCGGAACTCTGCCCCGGCGTGACCCATTCGCTGCAACGGCTCTATGCGGCCTATACCGAGGCCCGCCGCGGGGAGACGCTGGTGGCGGCGCAAATGGCCGACCGCGACGAGGGCGCGCGGTTCGAGGCCAACCCGATCGAGCGCGTGCGCGACCTGATCGAGGCTAACCGCAATTATTTCCCCGAGCTCGAGCAGGCCGCGGAAAATTTGCGTGACGAACTCAACGTCTCCGCCGAGGACCTGTTCGCTGCACTGGCGGCGCGCCTGCGCGAAAAGCATTCGATCGTCACCCGCATCATGCCTGTCGACGTGATGCGCGAGACGCTGCGGCGGTTCGACCGCCATCGGCGACAGCTTCTGATTTCCGAACTGGTCGACGGTTCGGGGCGCGCCTTTCAGCTCGCGCTGCAGATCGGGCTTGCCGAATGCGGCGCTGCCATCGACGCCATCGTCAATCGCGCAGGCCCCCTCGATGACACGCCGCGGCGGCTCTACCGCATCACGCTCGCGAACTACTTCGCCGCCGCTGTGATGATGCCCTATCAGCCGTTCCATAGCGCGGCGGAAACATTGAACTACGACGTGCACGTGCTGGCGCAACGCTTCAATGCCGGCTTCGAGCAGGTTTGCCATCGCCTCACCACGCTGCAGCGGCCGAACGCGCGCGGCGTGCCATTCTTCCTGCTGCGCGTCGACAATGCCGGCAATGTCTCCAAGCGGTTTTCGTCCGGCACGTTTCCGTTCTCGAAATTCGGCGGCACCTGCCCCCTCTGGAACGTGCATTCGACCTTCGACACGCCGGACCGCCTGCTCAAGCAGGTGATCGAACTGCCCGACGGCACACGCTATTTTTCGATCGCACAGATGGTGCGCCGGCCGATCGCCCCGCACCCGCAGCCGCAGCCGCGCTTTGCTATCGGCTTGGGTTGCGAAATCCGTCATGCTTCCAAGCTGGTCTATGCCGCGGGCATGGACCTGGAGAAGGCCGAGGGCACGCCGATCGGCGTCAACTGCCGTCTCTGCGAACGCGAAAACTGCAGCCAGCGCGCCGAGCCGCCGATCACGCGGACCTTGATTTTGGACGAGAACACGCGGCGCCTGTCGTCGTTTGCCTTCTCGAATGCGCGGGAGTTGTGA
- a CDS encoding GNAT family N-acetyltransferase, translated as MSELDVTILAETPKDAQAIERLHERTFGPGRFVLSAYRLREHVDHVLDLSFTARIGTLLVGSVRQLPICIGDTPALMLGPLTVEPPFRKRGVGRMLLDRSLQDAKAKGHRLVVLVGDEPYYSRVGFKVIPKGRATMPGPVDYSRLLVAELVEGAFDGVSGEIRPDWSKAR; from the coding sequence ATGAGCGAACTTGACGTTACCATCCTGGCCGAAACACCAAAAGACGCGCAGGCGATCGAACGCCTGCACGAGCGCACGTTCGGACCCGGCCGTTTCGTGCTGAGCGCCTACCGCCTGCGGGAGCATGTCGATCACGTGCTGGACCTCTCATTCACGGCGCGGATCGGCACGTTGCTGGTCGGCTCGGTGCGCCAGTTGCCGATCTGCATCGGCGACACGCCGGCCCTGATGCTCGGGCCGCTGACGGTCGAGCCGCCGTTCCGGAAGCGCGGCGTTGGCCGCATGCTGCTCGACCGCTCGCTACAGGACGCCAAGGCCAAGGGCCATCGTCTGGTCGTTCTGGTCGGCGACGAGCCCTATTACAGCCGCGTCGGCTTCAAGGTCATACCGAAGGGACGGGCGACCATGCCGGGGCCCGTCGACTACAGCCGCCTCCTGGTGGCCGAGCTCGTCGAGGGGGCCTTCGATGGCGTCTCCGGCGAAATCCGCCCCGACTGGAGCAAGGCGCGGTAG